A genome region from Trichosurus vulpecula isolate mTriVul1 chromosome 5, mTriVul1.pri, whole genome shotgun sequence includes the following:
- the LRRN3 gene encoding leucine-rich repeat neuronal protein 3, which translates to MKDMPLKIQVLLGLALTALVQAIDKKVDCPPSCTCEIRPWFTPRSIYMEALTVDCNDLGLFNFPDRLPADTQILLLQTNNIAKIENSVDFPVNLTGLDLSQNNLSSVTNINVRKMPQLLSIYLEENKLTELPEKCLSRLNNLQELYINHNFLSTISPGAFVGLHNLLRLHLNSNRLQMINSKWFEAIPNLEILMIGENPIIRIKDMNFKPLVNLRSLVIASINLTEIPDNALVGLDNLESISFYDNRFVKVPHEALQKVINLKFLDLNKNPINRIRRGDFSNMLHLKELGINNMPELISIDSLAIDNLPDLRKIEATNNPRLSYIHPNAFYRLPKLESLMLNSNALSALYHGTIESLPNLKEISIHSNPIRCDCVIRWINMNKTNIRLMEPDSLLCVDPPEFQGQNVRQVHFREMMEICLPLIAPESFPSNMDLEAGSYVSLHCRATAEPEPEIYWITPSGHKLLPNTLSDKFYVHSEGTLDISDITPKEGGLYTCIATNLVGADLKSIMIKVDGSFPQDNNGSLNIKIKDVQSNSVLVSWKANSKILKSSVKWTAFVKTENSHAAQSARIPSDVKVYNLTHLNPSTEYKICIDIPTIYQQNKKQCINVTTKGLDLDLNGYEKNNITAFIACLGGLLGVISVICLFSCISQEMNCDAGHSYVQNYLQRPTFAFSELYPPLFSLWDARKEKSTALEVKATVIGVPTNMS; encoded by the coding sequence ATGAAGGACATGCCACTCAAAATTCAGGTGCTACTTGGCCTAGCTCTCACTGCATTGGTACAAGCTATAGATAAAAAAGTGGATTGTCCACCATCATGTACATGTGAAATAAGACCTTGGTTTACACCAAGATCCATTTATATGGAAGCCCTTACAGTGGATTGTAATGATTTAGGTCTTTTTAATTTCCCGGACAGATTGCCTGCTGACACACAGATCCTACTGCTGCAGACCAACAATATTGCAAAAATTGAAAACTCGGTAGACTTTCCAGTGAACCTTACTGGCCTGGACTTATCACAAAACAACTTATCCTCAGTCACCAATATTAATGTAAGAAAGATGCCTCAGCTTCTTTCCATCTACCTGGAGGAAAATAAACTTACTGAGCTGCCAGAAAAATGTCTGTCCAGGCTAAACAATTTACAAGAACTCTATATTAATCATAACTTCCTTTCTACCATTTCACCAGGAGCCTTCGTTGGTCTACATAATCTTCTCCGACTTCATCTCAACTCAAATAGATTGCAGATGATCAACAGTAAGTGGTTTGAAGCTATTCCAAATCTAGAGATTCTCATGATTGGAGAAAATCCAATCATCAGAATCAAAGATATGAACTTTAAGCCACTTGTCAATCTGCGCAGTCTGGTTATAGCTAGCATAAACCTCACTGAAATACCAGATAATGCATTGGTTGGCCTGGACAATTTAGAAAGCATCTCATTTTATGATAACAGATTTGTTAAAGTGCCCCATGAGGCTCTTCAAAAGGTAATTAACCTCAAATTTTTGGATCTAAATAAGAATCCTATTAATAGAATACGAAGAGGAGATTTCAGCAACATGTTACATCTAAAAGAGTTGGGGATAAATAATATGCCTGAGTTGATTTCTATAGATAGTCTTGCTATTGACAATTTGCCCGATCTAAGAAAAATAGAAGCTACTAACAATCCTAGATTATCATACATACATCCAAATGCATTCTACAGACTTCCCAAACTTGAATCACTCATGCTCAACAGTAATGCCCTCAGTGCCCTGTACCATGGAACCATTGAGTCCCTGCCTAACCTCAAAGAAATCAGCATACACAGCAATCCCATCAGATGCGACTGTGTTATCCGCTGGATCAATATGAATAAAACCAACATTCGACTGATGGAGCCTGATTCACTGCTTTGTGTGGACCCTCCCGAATTTCAGGGTCAGAATGTTCGGCAAGTACATTTCAGGGAAATGATGGAAATTTGTCTCCCTCTGATTGCCCCTGAAAGTTTTCCTTCTAATATGGATTTAGAAGCTGGGAGCTATGTCTCATTACACTGTAGAGCTACAGCAGAGCCAGAGCCTGAAATCTACTGGATTACACCATCAGGCCACAAGCTCTTGCCTAATACTCTTTCTGACAAGTTTTATGTCCATTCTGAAGGTACATTAGACATAAGTGACATAACTCCAAAGGAAGGTGGTTTATACACTTGCATAGCAACTAACCTGGTTGGTGCTGACTTAAAATCAATTATGATCAAAGTTGACGGTTCTTTTCCCCAGGATAATAATGGATCTTTGAATATTAAGATAAAAGATGTTCAGTCTAATTCAGTTCTGGTATCTTGGAAAGCAAATTCTAAAATTCTTAAATCCAGTGTTAAATGGACTGCTTTTGTTAAAACTGAAAATTCTCATGCTGCCCAAAGTGCTCGAATACCGTCTGATGTCAAGGTATATAATCTCACACATCTGAATCCATcaactgaatacaaaatttgtaTTGATATCCCTACTATCtaccaacaaaataaaaaacaatgtattaatgtcaCCACAAAAGGATTGGATCTTGACCTGAATGGTTATGAAAAGAATAACATAACAGCATTCATTGCCTGCCTAGGAGGTCTTCTGGGAGTAATCAGTGTGATATGTCTTTTCAGCTGCATCTCTCAGGAGATGAACTGTGATGCTGGACACAGCTATGTACAGAATTACCTACAGAGGCCAACGTTTGCATTCAGTGAGCTTTATCCTCCTCTATTCAGCCTTTGGGatgcaagaaaagagaaaagcacaGCACTTGAAGTAAAAGCAACTGTTATAGGTGTGCCAACAAATATGTCTTAA